A part of Odontesthes bonariensis isolate fOdoBon6 chromosome 23, fOdoBon6.hap1, whole genome shotgun sequence genomic DNA contains:
- the c23h10orf88 gene encoding ATPase PAAT produces the protein MVDIAVKAEAAWVCRAEGRHLADVLLPVHLSNRDDNEEELSHSGREETDWGGPVLLEQVEEESPCVLMLHCSHSAPTAISRLLVISEARTMEVYDQTGEYCGTVRGTKDDGIQPDGADRGPFYKKQLILEHPSSACEVKLLSLAGRSSVLVGRVIVGLQPLQPSPAHGPGIDLQQVQCLVEEMGTSLSPGAQNLMDMVQFQQKNQTSSLGGFLPLLMGGGALSTLARGVGVPPAAVRNQPPPADVTPPDSITSPAQSGAMSEGSTSPDLPLSDIITNSSSSSEAGVPMNHAHLAEMMSRFLKGPGRGQVLSPEVLPMLQSVCGQVTQLRLDDAEKEKLRSGTWELDSAMERRLEEMEKRLKEHMDRRLDALEQKLEKALLGALPLVALNHGAVSRSAGEAASSGPSEPIPPTH, from the exons CACCTCAGTAACAGAGATGACAACGAAGAAGAGCTCAGTCACTCAGGCAGGGAGGAGACAGATTG GGGGGGTCCAGTGCTGttggagcaggtggaggaggagtcCCCCTGTGTCCTGATGCTCCACTGCAGCCACAGCGCCCCCACCGCCATCAGCCGCCTGCTTGTCATCAGCGAGGCTCGAACCATGGAGGTGTACGATCAGACGGGAGAATACTGCGGGACGGTGCGAGGTACCAAGGACGACGGCATCCAGCCAGACGG TGCAGACAGAGGTCCTTTCTACAAGAAACAGCTGATCCTGGAGCATCCGTCCTCGGCCTGTGAAGTCAAG CTGCTGTCCCTGGCAGGTAGAAGCAGCGTCCTGGTGGGTCGCGTCATCGTGGGCCTTCAGCCGCTGCAGCCCAGCCCGGCCCACGGGCCCGGCATAGACCTGCAGCAGGTGCAGTGTCTGGTTGAGGAAATGGGAACCAGCTTGTCTCCTGGAGCCCAGAACCTCATGGACATGGTGCAGTTCCAGCAGAAG AATCAGACCAGCTCTCTGGGAGGTTTCCTGCCTCTTCTGATGGGCGGCGGAGCTTTGTCCACCTTGGCTAGAGGAGTCGGCGTCCCCCCAGCAGCCGTCAGGAATCAGCCCCCCCCTGCAGACGTCACG CCTCCGGACTCCATCACCTCCCCAGCCCAGAGTGGAGCCATGTCAGAGGGCTCCACCTCTCCAGACCTCCCACTgtctgacatcatcaccaacAGTTCTT CGAGCAGTGAGGCCGGCGTCCCGATGAACCACGCCCACCTGGCAGAGATGATGTCACGCTTCCTGAAGGGCCCGGGGCGCGGGCAGGTGCTGAGCCCCGAGGTGCTGCCCATGCTGCAGAGCGTCTGTGGGCAGGTGACGCAGCTGCGGCTCGACGACGCGGAGAAGGAGAAGCTGAGGAGCGGCACATG GGAGTTGGACTCGGCCATGGAGCGCCGCCtggaggagatggagaagaGGCTGAAGGAGCACATGGACCGTCGGCTGGATGCTTTGGAGCAGAAGCTTGAGAAAGCTCTGCTGGGCGCCTTGCCGCTGGTCGCTCTGAACCACGGAGCCGTGAGCCGATCAGCGGGAGAAGCAGCTTCCAGCGGACCATCGGAGCCGATCCCCCCAACGCACTGA